In one Electrophorus electricus isolate fEleEle1 chromosome 21, fEleEle1.pri, whole genome shotgun sequence genomic region, the following are encoded:
- the ascl1b gene encoding achaete-scute homolog 1b: protein MHFTEMETTVITAAHFSHGPYRLQLSDSFVPLQKLPKERSCSDPKDSKSRVLKRQRSTSPERLRCKRRLTFNGLGYSIPQQQPVAVARRNERERNRVKQVNMGFQTLRQHVPNGAANKKMSKVETLRSAVEYIRALQQLLDEHDAVSAAFQCGVPSPAVSNAYSAGPESPHSTYSSDEGSYEHLSSEEQDLLDFTTWFDRY, encoded by the coding sequence ATGCATTTTACGGAAATGGAGACCACCGTCATCACAGCGGCACATTTCAGTCACGGTCCATACCGCCTTCAACTGTCAGACAGCTTTGTACCTCTACAGAAACTACCCAAAGAGCGCAGCTGTTCAGATCCGAAGGACAGCAAGTCCAGAGTGCTGAAAAGACAGCGCTCCACTAGTCCGGAGCGCCTGAGGTGCAAGCGCAGACTGACTTTTAACGGCCTTGGATATTCTATCCCTCAGCAGCAGCCGGTTGCTGTGGCAAGGCGTAACGAGCGGGAAAGGAACAGAGTAAAACAAGTGAACATGGGCTTCCAAACACTTCGTCAACATGTTCCCAACGGAGCGGCCAACAAGAAGATGAGTAAAGTGGAGACGTTGCGATCTGCAGTGGAGTACATCCGCGCGCTTCAGCAGCTCCTAGACGAACATGACGCTGTGTCTGCCGCGTTTCAGTGCGGCGTGCCGTCACCGGCTGTCTCAAACGCGTACTCTGCGGGTCCGGAGTCACCTCATTCCACCTATTCTTCCGACGAGGGCAGTTACGAGCATTTGAGTTCAGAGGAGCAAGATCTGTTGGACTTTACCACATGGTTCGACAGGTACTAG
- the si:ch211-210p4.6 gene encoding LOW QUALITY PROTEIN: uncharacterized protein si:ch211-210p4.6 (The sequence of the model RefSeq protein was modified relative to this genomic sequence to represent the inferred CDS: inserted 5 bases in 3 codons; substituted 4 bases at 4 genomic stop codons): MLTLNEWQNGRKEEDISETQIASSCSIQEKSAHYQEATEVCEKKKDIVQKVKQMLSERKESLEHQMRNLQELDDPPPTFRVQIEGECLMPCKVYIISCAXXYTTILFSYIHVLDLIPIYCTKSEEIKMLQAHIKDVVLDKDTFPFEGQTVPQYFXLQDLLHCGDIPQHDXWGFFTGIVTQDDILYHLNNKHNKLDHDKVRYILQYLHXVIMWYMEIPDLKDTVFVKPSFLISLLKTIVRHDLVTKITSIPSKILKSENALQKHSNSWITDFKDKATLSNTAIRIMVXTELERLAADDKDLVEENVGXKKKAGSLLTLLQHFDVCLPTRQSDSLNSKAQEFYPGKMELSNPFFQDDACLFPSSLSNNDKVREMWGEDNLEDINVQVYFLPEIPYQFFHR; this comes from the exons ATGCTTACTTTAAATg AATGGCAGAATGGCAGAAAGGAGGAGGACATTTCAGAAACTCAGATCGCTTCCTCCTGCTCTATTCAAGAAAAGTCAGCACACTACCAGG AGGCAACAGAGGTGTGTGAGAAGAAGAAAGATATTGTACAGAAGGTGAAACAGATGCTGTCAGAGCGAAAAGAGAGCCTAGAACACCAAATGAGAAACCTCCAGGAACTGGATGATCCCCCACCGACTTTTAGAGTACAAATTGAAGGTGAGTGTTTAATGCCTTGTAAAGTGTACATTATTAGTTGTGCTTAGTGATACACAacaattcttttttcttataTTCATGTCCTTGATCTTATACCTATTTACTGTACAAAGTCTGAAGAAATCAAGATGTTACAAGCCCACATCAAAGATGTGGTCTTAGATAAAGACACATTTCCTTTCGAGGGACAGACAGTACCTCAATATTT TCTTCAAGACCTTTTACACTGTGGTGACATTCCTCAACATGAttagt GGGGCTTTTTCACAGGAATAGTAACTCAAGATGATATCCTGTATCACCTaaacaacaaacacaataaattgGACCATGATAAGGTGAGATATATTCTTCAGTACCTGCA AGTCATTATGTGGTACATGGAAATCCCAGATTTGAAGGACACAGTGTTTGTTAAACCATCATTCCTCATTTCATTGTTGAAGa CCATTGTAAGACATGATTTGGTCACTAAGATAACCAGTATTCCCAGCAAAATTCTGAAGTCAGAGAATGCACTCCAAAAGCACAGCAACAGTTGGATAACTGATTTCAAGGATAAAGCTACACTGAGCAATACAGCCATACGCATCATGGTATGAACAGAACTTGAGAGGTTAGCCGCTGATGATAAAGATCTGGTTGAGGAGAATGTTG ACAAGAAGAAGGCTGGGAGTCTTCTCACACTGCTGCAGCACTTTGATGTCTGTTTACCAACCAGACAAAGTGATTCTCTCAACTCTAAAGCACAAGAGTTTTATCCAGGAAAAATGGAGCTATCAAATCCCTTTTTCCAAGATGATGCATGTCTGTTCCCCAGTTCCTTGTCAAACAATGACAAGGTCAGAGAGATGTGGGGAGAGGACAACTTGGAAGACATCAATGTCCAAGTTTACTTCCTCCCTGAGATACCTTACCAGTTCTTCCACAGGTAA
- the rassf7b gene encoding ras association domain-containing protein 7b, which translates to MELKVWVDGVQRVVCGLSEETSCQDVVIALAQAIGQTGRYVLIQKLRDTERQLVANERPLESLAKLGQLSSEVQFILRRTGPTSSEGSDLDQLPAIPKLLEPEAPKKRDTKKALSFNLGPSTSIHTHTKQLKKVPKDPLDPREPSALSSSLAQVGPSKEDIFRQVLQQKGKLQALQAHLEALEQQVQVLEQPRPPGLFPDLQEEMSHLGEAYRCNEAELAHGEYWESEYHAEVQREQEMLRQLRELHTSLDEHSRRIHETGNQSERLEQNLRLQVETRKNGLRYTRASMEESLGQMRGQLDSAQHQGSELALSLEETEKALKVVVDLLQAKSNEVDELNKELRQCNLQQFIQQTGVPPSHPSIQSDDTDLAHLMPDGQSDEDSNHSVLEFNPRTTAKQILGNPRSLQNPLVSSLHPEVLSSREVSWR; encoded by the exons ATGGAGCTAaaggtgtgggtggatggggtGCAGCGTGTTGTCTGTGGCTTATCAGAGGAGACATCCTGTCAGGATGTGGTCATTGCCCTGGCTCAGGCAATAG gGCAAACAGGCCGCTATGTCCTAATCCAGAAGCTAAGAGACACCGAGCGACAGCTTGTAGCTAATGAGCGGCCCCTGGAATCCCTGGCCAAACTGGGCCAGCTGAGCAGTGAGGTGCAGTTCATCCTACGCCGCACTGGCCCCACCAGCAGCGAGGGCTCCGACCTAGACCAACTGCCTGCTATTCCCAAGCTCCTGGAGCCTGAGGCCCCGAAGAAGAGAGACACCAAGAAGGCTCTCAGCTTCAATCTGGGCCCCTCTacctcaatacacacacatactaagcAGCTCAAAAAGGTGCCTAAAGATCCTTTGGACCCAAGAGAACCCTCTGCACTGTCCTCATCCCTTGCCCAAGTCGGGCCATCCAAAGAGGACATTTTCCGGCAGGTCCTTCAACAGAAGGGGAAGCTGCAGGCCCTCCAGGCCCATCTGGAGGCTCTGGAACAGCAGGTGCAGGTTTTGGAGCAACCCCGGCCTCCTGGACTGTTCCCTGACCTGCAGGAGGAAATGAGCCACCTGGGAGAGGCATATAGGTGCAACGAGGCTGAACTGGCCCACGGTGAGTACTGGGAGTCTGAGTACCACGCCGAAGtgcagagggagcaggagatgCTGAGACAGCTCAGGGAGCTCCACACTTCTCTGGATGAGCACAGCCGCCGGATCCATGAGACTGGAAACCAGTCTGAGAGACTTGAGCAAAACCTCCGGCTCCAAGTGGAGACCAGGAAGAATGGTCTTCGTTATACACGGGCAAGCATGGAAGAGTCTCTGGGGCAGATGAGGGGACAGCTAGATAGTGCACAGCATCAAGGTTCTGAGCTGGCCCTTTCCCTTGAGGAAACAGAAAAAGCTCTCAAGGTGGTAGTAGACCTGCTACAG GCTAAGAGCAATGAAGTGGATGAGCTGAATAAGGAACTTCGCCAGTGTAACCTACAGCAGTTCATCCAGCAGACAGGAGTCCCCCCAAGTCATCCCAGCATCCAGTCGGATGACACAGACCTAGCTCACCTCATGCCCGATGGACAAAGCGATGAAG ACTCAAACCATTCAGTGTTGGAATTCAACCCTCGCACCACTGCCAAGCAGATCCTGGGTAACCCTCGCAGCCTACAAAACCCACTGGTCTCCAGTCTGCATCcagagg TCTTGTCATCAAGAGAAGTGTCATGGCGATAA
- the hrasb gene encoding HRas proto-oncogene, GTPase b, which produces MTEYKLVVVGAGGVGKSALTIQLIQNHFVDEYDPTIEDSYRKQVVIDGETCLLDILDTAGQEEYSAMRDQYMRTGEGFLCVFAINNTKSFEDIHQYREQIKRVKDSDDVPMVLVGNKCDLPARTVDTRQAQELARSYGIPYIETSAKTRQGVEDAFYTLVREIRQHKLRKLNPPDDNGQDCMNCRCVVS; this is translated from the exons ATGACAGAGTACAAACTAGTGGTGGTTGGGGCTGGAGGTGTGGGCAAAAGTGCCCTCACCATCCAACTTATCCAGAACCACTTTGTTGATGAGTATGACCCTACTATTGAA GACTCCTACAGGAAGCAAGTGGTGATCGATGGGGAGACATGTCTCCTGGACATATTGGACACAGCTGGACAGGAGGAGTACAGTGCAATGAGAGACCAGTACATGAGGACGGGAGAGGGCTTCCTCTGTGTCTTCGCCATCAACAACACCAAGTCCTTTGAAGACATCCACCAGTACAG GGAACAGATCAAAAGGGTGAAAGACTCTGATGACGTGCCCATGGTGCTTGTGGGTAATAAATGTGACCTCCCTGCACGTACGGTGGACACCAGGCAAGCTCAAGAATTGGCTCGGAGTTATGGCATCCCTTATATTGAAACATCTGCCAAGACGAGACAG GGAGTGGAGGATGCTTTTTACACACTTGTCCGTGAAATCAGACAGCATAAGCTGAGGAAGCTGAATCCACCGGATGACAACGGCCAAGATTGCATGAACTGCCGATGTGTGGTGTCATGA
- the tsg101b gene encoding tumor susceptibility gene 101 protein isoform X2 — protein MAINENALRKMLSKGYKYRDLTVREITNVTTQYKDLRPVMDNYVFNDGSTKELLSLTGTVPVTYRGNIYNIPICLWLLDSYPYNPPICFVKPTSTMMIKTGKHIDANGKIYLPYLHEWKHPQSDLFGLIQVMIVVFGEEPPVFSRPTTQTQYPAFQTAGPPNSSYIPNPPGSPFTQSHSANPGGFQGYPYPAGGSGYPTTSGATQYPPTTPGGPSRDATIGEDTIRASLVSAVSDKLRWRMKEEMDRAQAELDALKRTEEDLKRGHQKLEEMVTKLDQEIADVDKNIELLKQKDEELTAALDKMENHTENNDIDDLIVPTAPLYRQILSLYAEENAIEDTIFYLGEALRRDVIDLDVFLKHVRLLSRKQFQLRALMQKARKTAGLSDLC, from the exons aTGGCTATAAATGAGAATGCTCTGCGGAAAATGTTGTCTAAG GGTTATAAATACAGGGACTTGACTGTGCGTGAAATCACCAACGTGACTACTCAGTACAAAGATCTCAGGCCTGTGATGGACAACTATG TGTTCAATGATGGCTCCACCAAGGAATTGTTGAGTCTTACAGGAACTGTGCCAGTAACCTACCGAG GAAATATTTACAACATTCCCATATGCCTGTGGCTGCTTGACTCCTATCCATACAACCCACCCATCTGCTTTGTCAAGCCCACAAGTACTATGATgatcaaaacaggaaaacatattGATGCCAATGGAAAAATCTACTTGCCATACTTGCATGAATGGAAGCAT CCTCAGTCCGACTTGTTTGGCCTGATCCAGGTGATGATCGTGGTGTTTGGAGAAGAGCCACCAGTCTTCTCTCGGcctaccacacagacacagtaccCAGCTTTTCAAACGGCTGGCCCACCAAATT CTTCCTATATCCCAAACCCACCTGGCTCTCCATTTACACAGAGCCATTCTGCTAACCCAGG GGGCTTTCAGGGTTATCCTTACCCTGCTGGAGGTTCTGGATACCCCACCACATCAGGTGCAACACAGTACCCTCCTACTACTCCTGGGG GTCCCAGTCGTGACGCCACCATCGGAGAGGACACGATCCGTGCATCCCTGGTGTCCGCCGTGAGTGACAAGTTGCGCTGGAGGATGAAGGAGGAGATGGACCGAGCTCAGGCTGAGCTGGATGccctgaagaggacagaggaggaccTGAAAAGGGGGCACCAGAAACTGGAGGAGATGGTCACCAAGCTGGATCAAGAGATA GCTGATGTGGACAAAAACATTGAGCTTCTGAAGCAAAAAGACGAGGAGCTGACAGCTGCTCTGGACAAGATGGAGAACCACACAGAGAACAATGACATTGATGACCTTATCGTGCCCACAGCACCGCTCTACCGCCAGATCCTGAGCCTCTACGCTGAGGAGAATGCCATAGAGGACACCATCTTCTACCTGGGGGAGGCTCTGCGCCGAGACGTCATAGACCTGGACGTCTTCCTCAAG cacGTGAGGCTCCTCTCCCGGAAGCAGTTCCAGTTGCGAGCTCTCATGCAGAAAGCCAGAAAAACTGCAGGCCTTAGCGACCTCTGCTGA
- the tsg101b gene encoding tumor susceptibility gene 101 protein isoform X1 gives MAINENALRKMLSKMDFLVAQGYKYRDLTVREITNVTTQYKDLRPVMDNYVFNDGSTKELLSLTGTVPVTYRGNIYNIPICLWLLDSYPYNPPICFVKPTSTMMIKTGKHIDANGKIYLPYLHEWKHPQSDLFGLIQVMIVVFGEEPPVFSRPTTQTQYPAFQTAGPPNSSYIPNPPGSPFTQSHSANPGGFQGYPYPAGGSGYPTTSGATQYPPTTPGGPSRDATIGEDTIRASLVSAVSDKLRWRMKEEMDRAQAELDALKRTEEDLKRGHQKLEEMVTKLDQEIADVDKNIELLKQKDEELTAALDKMENHTENNDIDDLIVPTAPLYRQILSLYAEENAIEDTIFYLGEALRRDVIDLDVFLKHVRLLSRKQFQLRALMQKARKTAGLSDLC, from the exons aTGGCTATAAATGAGAATGCTCTGCGGAAAATGTTGTCTAAG ATGGACTTTCTTGTTGCCCAGGGTTATAAATACAGGGACTTGACTGTGCGTGAAATCACCAACGTGACTACTCAGTACAAAGATCTCAGGCCTGTGATGGACAACTATG TGTTCAATGATGGCTCCACCAAGGAATTGTTGAGTCTTACAGGAACTGTGCCAGTAACCTACCGAG GAAATATTTACAACATTCCCATATGCCTGTGGCTGCTTGACTCCTATCCATACAACCCACCCATCTGCTTTGTCAAGCCCACAAGTACTATGATgatcaaaacaggaaaacatattGATGCCAATGGAAAAATCTACTTGCCATACTTGCATGAATGGAAGCAT CCTCAGTCCGACTTGTTTGGCCTGATCCAGGTGATGATCGTGGTGTTTGGAGAAGAGCCACCAGTCTTCTCTCGGcctaccacacagacacagtaccCAGCTTTTCAAACGGCTGGCCCACCAAATT CTTCCTATATCCCAAACCCACCTGGCTCTCCATTTACACAGAGCCATTCTGCTAACCCAGG GGGCTTTCAGGGTTATCCTTACCCTGCTGGAGGTTCTGGATACCCCACCACATCAGGTGCAACACAGTACCCTCCTACTACTCCTGGGG GTCCCAGTCGTGACGCCACCATCGGAGAGGACACGATCCGTGCATCCCTGGTGTCCGCCGTGAGTGACAAGTTGCGCTGGAGGATGAAGGAGGAGATGGACCGAGCTCAGGCTGAGCTGGATGccctgaagaggacagaggaggaccTGAAAAGGGGGCACCAGAAACTGGAGGAGATGGTCACCAAGCTGGATCAAGAGATA GCTGATGTGGACAAAAACATTGAGCTTCTGAAGCAAAAAGACGAGGAGCTGACAGCTGCTCTGGACAAGATGGAGAACCACACAGAGAACAATGACATTGATGACCTTATCGTGCCCACAGCACCGCTCTACCGCCAGATCCTGAGCCTCTACGCTGAGGAGAATGCCATAGAGGACACCATCTTCTACCTGGGGGAGGCTCTGCGCCGAGACGTCATAGACCTGGACGTCTTCCTCAAG cacGTGAGGCTCCTCTCCCGGAAGCAGTTCCAGTTGCGAGCTCTCATGCAGAAAGCCAGAAAAACTGCAGGCCTTAGCGACCTCTGCTGA